GGGCTAACTTCACTGATGCAATCATGCAGCCACTGCCCTAGATTGCCATTGTCTACGTGCTCGTCCACGATAATCCTAATCAAATTATAAACAAATAGTCATTCGATGCATTAACATCATCGATAGAATGAAAGTTTTGACGGAGTATAGATAGAGGATTTGTAGTACCTGAAGTATCCTTCAAAACAGTAACCAAGCAATTTCACCAAGTTTTTGTGTCTGAGACCCAATAATACTTCCACTTCCCCAGTAAATTCCTTCGCTTTATCCCTGTCATTCAGTGTTTGAAGCGAAAAAATAAGATAAACTAAAGCATTAAGTCTCTTAAGTAATCTGTTCTTACGCAGTCTGAAATTCCAACCTTAATTGCAAATTCATTTTTCTACAAACACTGATGCGAAGTTAACAATATACTTGACAATCATAGTGATCAACTACATTTCCCGTTAAATTAGATGAGCTTAAGTTCTATACATCGAGGTTTAAAAGATATTTAATGACACAATCAGGTCACTTATAtgctatgttgctcagactctttAAAAATATTGCCGTATGTATTTCCAACGCACAGACTCTTAAAAATTCAGCCATAGGTATTTCCGACATGGCTGCGACAGTATTTTTTTGAGGGTCCGAGCAATATAGCTTATAAGGTAAATTTCTAAGATACAAATCCGTAACCTGCAAAAAAGGTAATTCACTTGGTATGACAAATTAGACAACACAGATCATAAAGAAATCTTTACATTGTCAGCGTATATGACTTAAATCCATATTAGATTATCTGTGTATTTACCTGCTATGGAGCAACCGCTTTACTGCAACTCTAGTATTACCAAACATGATACCATAATAAACAACGGCATAATCTCCACATGCAACTACGTTTCCATCAGCAAAGTTATCTGTTGCTGCTTCAATCTCTGTCAATGTGAACTGGTAACATGACCTAGTTGCATCAAAAGCAACACCAGGATGAGGATATCTAGCCCCTGGCATATTAGTTTGATTACTAGAGAATATCACTTGTTTCTCTGGGGTTCCATTGCCCATCTCAATCTCCCATGCATTATGTGGCAATAGCCTTCTACTCATTGAATAATTACTATTGTGAGACTTTGTGTGCACATCTTTTGAAACCATCGGATTCAAGGCATTATGTGCTTTACGGCGTAGCCTAgttatgatgatataaagagtgATGCAGAGAGCAGCGACAAGGAAGAAAAGAACAATGCAAGTCAGAATTGCAATCCATAATTTGATACCAAAGAATGAAGTTGGCTTCGAAAGCCACAGTTTGATGGATGAAAAGTTAAAAGACATTGTTTAGGAGAATGCAAAAGTGGAGAAAGAATTCAAAGAAACAAGTTTAAAGAATTTATTACGAGTGAAAGAGTTTGAGTTCAACTAAAACTCTACCGTTTTGTAATTCAAATTTTGTGATAATTAGACAATAAAACTGAGACATCCTTATTTTGCGGGAGATCTTCAAACAAAAACAAACCATCTCTCGAACAACTTGTTGCTATTTGTAACTAGGGGTGTCACTGGTACGGTTCGGGcgattattttataaaatttatatcgAACAATTTGTTGCTATTTGTAACTAGGGGTGTCACTGGTACGGTTCGGGcgattattttataaaatttataccatgctaatttttcggttatttgattttgtagaaccaaaattagaCATTTCGAAACCGTCCCATCATCTCGGTTTCTCTTCGGTATCGGTACGGTTCAGTTAattttcggtttttttttttttttttagaaaaagaaCCACATGTTATAGTCACTAGTAAAAGTTAAAGATACGATATCATGCATACTTTTATAGGACTTTGGTAAAAAATTCTCTAGACATTTTTACTATTCAAAGcgtgatgaatcaagaaaacatgaaagaaGCCAAGAATAAAGATTGATCCCACTATTTTACGATAGGGTAAAGCAATGTTAAGCAAAGACGAAAAAAAAGTATAATTTGATCGCACGAGGAGGAAAAAATCAATCAAGAAGGGACTCAAGAACAGAGTCTACTAAGATTAAATATCCAATAAGATAAATTTAAAATCATATGATAagaaagatatctaatactttgtaGTTTTCTATCCAAGATCGTTGGAATACCTTGTAACATACAAGCTAGTTACTACTCGAGATGATAtaactaatttaatttcaataggaGTAGTATAATAGGTTTCAGCGTAGGAACTTTAGGCGTTAATTATGTTGTCGGCTTGTACTCGTTTTCATCATTCCGAACTCAAggcgaaatttttaatattttattatatttaaatttaatatatagaatatattttacacatataaacgtattcggtacggttcggtttTTTTTTCGGTTCATTTTTCTAAAATTAAAAATCAACCTAATTATTCGGTAcggttataaatttatataaaaaccgtcggttttattaaaaaaccTAAAAAACAGTTCGGTATGGTACAGTTCGGTTGGTTAAGTCGGTTTTTTGAAAACTATTGACACCCCTATTTGTAACTATGTTTTGATGGAAGGTATTCCCAACAGAATAATCTTTTTTCCAATTAAATCTTGATGAAGctgctatttttttttctttgcttttATAACTGCACACATTATTattccctccgtccatttttacttgtcatatataataaaaatagatgtacacttttacttgtacaatttagaaaatcaagaaataatttatcATTTCATAGCTATTTtgccttattattaattattaggtTCGAAACTTCAAAGAATTATTAGTAACTTCACAACTTTTAAGGTATGTTCgatcaatttaaatcattatatGACTTAATAATTATTggggtgatatagtaaaattatcaTTATATTTATGACTTATTGAGGGGTGTGTCAAATCAATACATAACAAGTAAAAATGTACAGAGGGAATATCTTGCAAGAGCTCGAGTGGTCAAACTAAAAGTCtacttttttgtttttggtttcccACCAGTGTACCGCACCCACATTGAAGCCTGACTATATCTAGATTCACACCGCGTAGGACCCCATTCGGGAGGAAGCGCTCCCTAATTCCATACCCAGGGCTCGAACCCAAGACTCTGATTAAGGGAGGAACAGCCCCATCTGCTGCACCACATCGgggctttctttcttttctactTGAGCTGCACTTTAGACCATATATTAATTGAGTGGAGTAGCTACAATTTACTTCTGTTCTGGGCATGAAATTAAATAGGTAAAAGGCCTGCAGAAAGGAAGTACATGTACAAAAAATCTTGTGTGTAGACAAAGAAGTACATCTCTAAAATCTGCATGTGATTCTCTCTCCTCTCTGGACACAATTTGATATAATAACAGAACAATTCAGAATTTGCAAAAGACTATCCACTGTAGGGATCATGAAAATGGAAATGCCGGGGGCATGCAGATCTGCTTGATGTCTCCATTGAATGGTGTCTTCAAGGGGTGCAACTTAATTTCAAAAAGCTTCGGCCACCATTTGCCTGTGACTGAATAAAGAAACAATTCGGCTTAATGATATTTCCTCATTATGGCACACTTGTTACTAAAGAACAATAGAATTATATGATGAAGCTCACCAAAAAGACGGTCACCATCCCTATCCCATGCTATGCCATTCAGGACATCAATTTGCTGCAGAAAAGGTAAGTGTCAAAGAAAATGTTCAAAAGGTCCC
The nucleotide sequence above comes from Lycium barbarum isolate Lr01 chromosome 3, ASM1917538v2, whole genome shotgun sequence. Encoded proteins:
- the LOC132631177 gene encoding probable serine/threonine-protein kinase At1g01540, which gives rise to MSFNFSSIKLWLSKPTSFFGIKLWIAILTCIVLFFLVAALCITLYIIITRLRRKAHNALNPMVSKDVHTKSHNSNYSMSRRLLPHNAWEIEMGNGTPEKQVIFSSNQTNMPGARYPHPGVAFDATRSCYQFTLTEIEAATDNFADGNVVACGDYAVVYYGIMFGNTRVAVKRLLHSRDKAKEFTGEVEVLLGLRHKNLVKLLGYCFEGYFRIIVDEHVDNGNLGQWLHDCISEVSPLTWNIRMKIVLGIAKGLAYLHEDTEPAIIHQNLKSSSILLDKQWNPKICDFGITKLLGSDEWSYPITPPTGMSGYLAPEYLSTKILDDKTDVYSFGILIMEIVSGKPSIEYTITEIEV